GCCGGAGAACAGGAGAAACAACAGGACATGCAGACCAGATGAAATCAGAAAGGCGCGACCGAGTTTTGGCTCGATGTCGGTCGGAACGCCACGTCGTATAAAACGATTTCCGGACATATCGATTCGCAGGGGACTCCGTTATCTCTTTGGCTGCTGGGTCACCATGCCGACCCGCGAGATACCGGCGCTTTTGACCGCCGCCATCACCTGCATCACCTCAACGTAGGCGACCGCCTGATCGGCCTCAAGGAGTACGCTTTTATCCTTGCGCTCCTTCATCACCTGCTTGAGGAGCGGAATCAGCTTGGCTGTGGTATTGACCCGGGATTGCCCGATCGAAATCCGGCCACGCCGGTCGACGGTAACCACAACGGGCTCTTCCTTGCTGGCGATACCGGGCGCATTTTCAACTTCCGGCAGGTTGACATCGAAACCCTGCTCCATCATCGGTGCCGTCACCATGAAGATAATCAGCAGCACCAGCATAACGTCGACAAACGGGGTGACGTTGATCTGCGACAGGGTGCGGCGACTGCCGGTATCGCGACTGCCGACTTCCATCTATTTTCTCCGGCTCATGTGTTCGATGATGTTGAGGAACTCCTGGCAGAAATTATCCATCTCGCCGGTCAAAACCGAAACCTTGCTGATGAAATGGTTGTAGGCGACAACCGCCGGGATCGCCGCGACCAGTCCGATCGCCGTCGCCACCAGCGCCTCGGAGATTCCGGGTGCAACAACGGCCAGCGAGGCCGATCCGGTCTGGCCGATGCTGCGGAAGGAATCCATGATCCCCCAGACTGTGCCGAACAGCCCGATAAACGGCGCCGTTGAACCGGTGGTTGCGAGAAAAGGGAGATATCTTTCGAGCCGATGAATCTCCTGGGTGGTCGCCCGCCGCAGGGCCCGGCCGACGCTGTCGGCACCACGCAAATCGATGCCGAAGGAGGGGTCATCGCCTTCCTGATTGCGCTGGTTCTTGGCCAGTTCATGATAACCCTCACGAAACAGTACGGTGAGCGGTGACTGGGCATACGTTTTCAGGTTCTGCTGAATCAGGTCGAACCGTTTCTTGCTCCAGAAAAACTCGAGAAACGCTTCCGAATCCTTTGCCGCCCTGTGAATCATCTTGAATTTGAGAAAGATGATGGCCCAGGATGCGACCGAAAACAGAACGAGAATCAGCAGGACAAGCTTGACAATCGGGCCAGCGCCCATAATCAGATCCAAAATCAGACCTCCCTCGGAAAAATAGAATACCTGTAATTATCAGCCATCACCCATTTCAAGTCAACGTCTCACTCCGATTGACTCAGGTAAGCGGCAAATTGCCGCCGGGCAAACCGGGCCGTGGCAGAGTCGGGCGAGCGTTGCAACAGTTCGGCCAGGCTGGCGATATCGTCGACATCACTCCAGCCACCATACTCGCAGTAGCGCAATTGAAATTGCCGGGCCCGCTGGCGGGTTGTCGCAAGAACCGAACCGGTGCTCCAGTTGACATCGTCGAAAAGCTCGGGACAGGGACGCGAACAGCCGATCAGCACGTAGCCGCCGTCAGTGGCCGGAACCGTCACCACATCATGCTCGGCGAGTTTCCTGTATGCGCCTCTTACCTGGGCGACCGGGAGATCGGGGCTGTCACTGCCGATCAGGGCGACCGGACCCGATTCTGTACTTAACAACCGCAAAAAAGCTTCGCGCATACGCACCCCGAGATCACCATCGGCCTGGCGATAAAGAGGAAAGCTGCTGAAGTTCTGGTCAAAATAGTCGCATGCACCGGCATAAAAAAGGACGACACTGAAACCGGCGGTTGCAAAACGCGAGATCGTTTCCTGCATCGCTACGGCATAGAGCCGGGCCGATTCCTCCGGCTGCAGTGGTGGGGTCAACCGGGTCTTGACCTGACCGGCAACCGGCGTCTTGACAAAAACCCCGAGGTGCGGCCCCGGTTTACTGCTGTTTATTGCCAACTTTTTGTTTCGACTTGGGTTTTCCACTGTTTCCACAGAGTTATCAACAGAAGGGGTGCTACCGTTCGAGCATGGCATAGGCCGAATGGTTGTGGATCGATTCGAAGTTTTCACACTCAACGCGAAACCACTCTATCCCCTCGATACTGCTCAGTTTCTGGGTGACGGCCCGGACAATATCCTCAACGAACATCGGATTATCGTAGGCCTGCTCGGTGACCGCCTTTTCATCCTCCCGCTTGAGCAGCGAGTAAACCGGAGAACTGCCGCACTCTTCAACCCAGCTGATCAGCTCTTCGATCCAGATAAAGCGCTCCATCCGGATATCGACGCGGACTTCGCTGCGCTGATTGTGGGCACCGCGCGTGCTGATTTCACGCGAACAGGGGCAAAGTGATGTGACCGGGACAGTGACGCCGAGAACAAAGTCGGTTTTTTCGTTTTCATCGAGCAGTCCATGCAATCGGCATTGATACTCCATAAGCCCTTTGGCCCTTGAGACCGGGGCTTCCTTTTCGATGAAATAGGGGAACTCCATTTCGACATGGGCACTGCTTGCTTCGAGCCGCTGTTTCATCTGCGCGAGAATTTTGTCCATATTGCGGATCGTAATTTCGCCGCGATGCTGATTGAGAATCTCGATGAAGCGACTCATGTGAGTCCCCTTGAAGTGCTCGGGCAGATCGACATACATGTTGATTCGCGCCACCGTATGCTGCTTATCATGGCTCCGATCCATAACAACGATCGGATAGTGGATATCCTTGACTCCAACCTTGTCGATCGCGAT
The Desulfuromonas sp. DNA segment above includes these coding regions:
- the tolR gene encoding protein TolR, with the protein product MEVGSRDTGSRRTLSQINVTPFVDVMLVLLIIFMVTAPMMEQGFDVNLPEVENAPGIASKEEPVVVTVDRRGRISIGQSRVNTTAKLIPLLKQVMKERKDKSVLLEADQAVAYVEVMQVMAAVKSAGISRVGMVTQQPKR
- the tolQ gene encoding protein TolQ produces the protein MDLIMGAGPIVKLVLLILVLFSVASWAIIFLKFKMIHRAAKDSEAFLEFFWSKKRFDLIQQNLKTYAQSPLTVLFREGYHELAKNQRNQEGDDPSFGIDLRGADSVGRALRRATTQEIHRLERYLPFLATTGSTAPFIGLFGTVWGIMDSFRSIGQTGSASLAVVAPGISEALVATAIGLVAAIPAVVAYNHFISKVSVLTGEMDNFCQEFLNIIEHMSRRK
- a CDS encoding GTP cyclohydrolase I FolE2, which gives rise to MSQMPDLQKTRDTRNIAIDKVGVKDIHYPIVVMDRSHDKQHTVARINMYVDLPEHFKGTHMSRFIEILNQHRGEITIRNMDKILAQMKQRLEASSAHVEMEFPYFIEKEAPVSRAKGLMEYQCRLHGLLDENEKTDFVLGVTVPVTSLCPCSREISTRGAHNQRSEVRVDIRMERFIWIEELISWVEECGSSPVYSLLKREDEKAVTEQAYDNPMFVEDIVRAVTQKLSSIEGIEWFRVECENFESIHNHSAYAMLER